The region CGCTTCCACGAGGTGCCGAACTGGCAGCCGATCTGGCTCGCCGAGGAGATCCCCGGCCTGGAGCCCGCACCCGCCAACTGAGTCACGCTGACCGCTCGGAGATCCTCGCTTGATCGTGCTCGATCACGGATGTAGTGGCCTCGTCCGCTCCCTGAGGCCACTACATCCTGGTTCGAGCGCGATCTCGCGTGGGCGGGACGTGGTCTGGCGGACCTGGTGACTTTTCGGGTTCGAATGGGTACTGGCGAGCGATGTTCTTCATCTTTGGTCTGCGTACCAAGGTCGACCGGTCCGGTGTCGTGCAGCAGGTGTGTCGACACTGCGGCAACCACGCCGCGCAGGTGATCACGCGCCGGGCGACGAAATTCACCCTCTTCTTCATTCCGCTCATCCCGATCCGCACCCGGTACGCGCAGCAGTGCACGTTCTGCGGGGCGGAGTACGAGATCACCAAGGCCGACGCCCAGCGCCTCCCGGTCGGCTGATCCGTCGATGGAACGTTTCCTCTGCTGGCTGATCGGTCGACCATCGCCCCCGGCCGACGTGGCGGTGCACACAGTGGCCCGTTCGCCCTGCACCCCCGGCCAGCGCAAACGCCGCCGCACACGTCGCCCACTGGCCGGCACCGCGCTGCCCCGCTCACCCTGGAACCGATCCGCCGGCCGCTGACCGGGGCATCGCGCCGCTCCACAATCGACTACCGTCATTCCGTCGACGTGCCGGTCGCCCAACCGGGGGCGATCACGTCGCGGACACGGGGGGGTCCACTTGTCAGCACACCGTGGGCGTCGGTGGGGCGCAGCCCTGCTCGGTGCCACCGTCCTCGCCAGCCTGTTGGGCGGCGCAGCTCAAGCCGTCGCCGGTGCCGAACCGGTCCCGGACGGCAGCTACCGCTTCAACGTCAAAGTCAGCTTCGGTGCCGAGTTGGCCTGCTCCGGCGCGCTCGTCGACCAGGACTGGGTGCTGACGGCGAAGAGCTGCTTCGCCACCGGCACGACGCCCGTCGTCGCGGGTCCGCCGAGTCAACCGAGCAGCGTGCTGGTCGGCCGGACCGACCTCACCGGCACGACCGGTCAGCAGCGCTCCGTGGCGTCGCTCAAGCCGCACCCGGACCGTGATCTCGTGCTGGTCCGCCTCTCGTCGCCGGTCACCGACGTCGTTCCGGTCACCCTGGCCTCCACCGCGCCGACCGCCGAAGAGACGCTCACCGCGACAGGTTACGGCCGGACGGCGACCGAGTGGGTTCCGGACCGGCTGCACCAGGGGGCCTTCACCGTCGACGCCGTCGCGGCGACCACGGTGGGGCTCAGTGGCGCGTCCAGCGGCGCGACCCTGTGCCGAGGCGACGCCGGGGCGCCGGTGTTCCGCGACAGCGCCGGTGTCGCCACGCTGGTGGCCGTGGTGACCTCCTCGTGGCAGCGGGGCTGCCTCGGCGAGGTCGAGACGCGCGACGGCGCGACCGGCACCCGGGTCGACGACCTCGCCGCCTGGCTCGACGAGGAGACCGCGGACGTCCAGATCTTCGGCGTGCAGGCCGACGGGCGGCTGACCTACAGCGTCATCGACTCGGCCACCGGTGACCTTCGGGCCAACCGGACCTCCACCGTCGCCCTCGGCTTCGCGCCGAAGGCGATGGCCACGTTGAACGAGAACACGATCCTGATCACCGATACCGGCGGCACCATGTACCGGGTGGACGTCACCGGGTTCGACCCGTTGACCTACACCACCACGAACATCGCCGCCGGTTACTCGCCGTACAACCGGATGACCTACGACGGCTACGGCTCGCTCTACTACATCCACGGCACCACCAACCAGCTCTACCGCCGTACGGTCACCAGCGCCAAGCCGACGGGTGCCGACATCAACCGGGCCACCCTCATCTCCGCCGGTTTCAGCCAGAAGACCATCACCTCACCAGGGGCCGGCCGGATCCTCGGCACGATCTCCGACGGGCGGCTGCTGTCGTACCGCGTCTACGGCAACGGTGACAGCGCGTGGACGGTCGGTGAGCTGGCCAAGACCGGTTGGGCCGCGCCGACGCACCTGCT is a window of Micromonospora sp. WMMD961 DNA encoding:
- a CDS encoding zinc-ribbon domain-containing protein, which gives rise to MFFIFGLRTKVDRSGVVQQVCRHCGNHAAQVITRRATKFTLFFIPLIPIRTRYAQQCTFCGAEYEITKADAQRLPVG
- a CDS encoding tachylectin-related carbohydrate-binding protein, which codes for MSAHRGRRWGAALLGATVLASLLGGAAQAVAGAEPVPDGSYRFNVKVSFGAELACSGALVDQDWVLTAKSCFATGTTPVVAGPPSQPSSVLVGRTDLTGTTGQQRSVASLKPHPDRDLVLVRLSSPVTDVVPVTLASTAPTAEETLTATGYGRTATEWVPDRLHQGAFTVDAVAATTVGLSGASSGATLCRGDAGAPVFRDSAGVATLVAVVTSSWQRGCLGEVETRDGATGTRVDDLAAWLDEETADVQIFGVQADGRLTYSVIDSATGDLRANRTSTVALGFAPKAMATLNENTILITDTGGTMYRVDVTGFDPLTYTTTNIAAGYSPYNRMTYDGYGSLYYIHGTTNQLYRRTVTSAKPTGADINRATLISAGFSQKTITSPGAGRILGTISDGRLLSYRVYGNGDSAWTVGELAKTGWAAPTHLLSPGGGVYYARTSAGRLDRYRDANPFDGIGTDITAFPNDPVSVSGWNQVLLSARPWAGVVSVFGAKPDGRLSYTALDPVTGAKRVTTVSAQTLGFSPKAMATLNSDTLLVTNNSSLYRVDITSTDPLTFTRTADPIGGGWSHDRLVFDGFGSLFGQANSVLRRYTVTKAKPANATTDITANTVVIDSGFGVPTLAATGKGRLLATTNAGILAAYTIPAAGGWSRDDPASSGWGGVTSLFSPGGGHYYRRDANGVVTGWLDTSPYNGSGTDLTAYVPAGTSSTGWDALLSAQPYDSWPDSTRRW